A genomic region of Bosea sp. 124 contains the following coding sequences:
- a CDS encoding AMP-binding protein, producing MTMNEATYFARLRELQSAAWPAGVARQPHYPLGEIAISEHLREWARRQPQKPACIFYGREVGYGELNDLSERFAALLHQHGVQPGDRVAVFLPNCPQFMLAFFAILKLGAVHVPVNPLFREAELAYELNDTGARVIVCLDSLMPLLRQVRDRTPIDTVFVTSFAEMLPEIPSLPVPPAVLQPRIACDDAIDLLPALAQVTASAPAVQPDLDAVAALNYTGGTTGMPKGCIHTQRDMLYTAGTSLAASFALSPDDVVVNFVPIFWIAGEDTGLLFPLVAGATVVLMARWDAVGFMTTVARYKASFAYLLVDNTVEVLEHPEAVSFDLTSLRKVRVSSFVKKLNPDFRARWRALTGADMIEAAWGMTETHTMDTFTLGMQREDFDLLSQPVFVGLPVPGTDFKICDFDSGALMPLGETGEICVRTPSLFKGYWNRPEATAEAIRGGFLHTGDIGVIDEQGYLHFLGRRKEMLKVKGMSVFPAEIEAMLGQHPGIAGSGVIGREDAERGQVPVAFIALAEDASGLTEAALKDWCRERMAAYKVPEIRLVPALPMTATGKVKKEELRALL from the coding sequence ATGACGATGAATGAAGCGACCTATTTCGCCCGCCTGCGGGAGTTGCAGAGCGCAGCATGGCCTGCGGGTGTCGCGCGCCAGCCGCATTACCCGCTGGGCGAGATCGCGATCAGCGAACACCTGCGCGAATGGGCCAGGCGCCAGCCGCAGAAGCCTGCCTGCATCTTCTACGGGCGCGAGGTCGGCTATGGGGAGCTGAACGATCTCAGCGAGCGCTTTGCGGCACTGCTGCATCAGCATGGCGTGCAACCGGGCGACCGCGTCGCCGTGTTCCTGCCGAACTGTCCGCAATTCATGCTGGCCTTCTTCGCTATCCTCAAGCTCGGCGCGGTGCATGTGCCGGTCAACCCGCTCTTCCGCGAGGCCGAGCTCGCCTATGAGCTCAACGACACCGGCGCCAGGGTCATCGTCTGCCTCGACAGCCTGATGCCGCTGCTGCGTCAGGTCCGCGACCGGACGCCGATCGACACCGTCTTCGTGACGAGTTTCGCCGAGATGCTGCCCGAGATTCCGAGCCTGCCCGTGCCACCGGCCGTGCTTCAGCCGAGGATCGCCTGCGACGACGCCATCGACCTGCTGCCGGCTCTGGCGCAGGTGACGGCGTCCGCGCCGGCCGTTCAACCCGACCTCGATGCGGTGGCTGCGCTGAACTACACGGGCGGCACCACCGGCATGCCGAAGGGCTGCATCCACACCCAGCGCGACATGCTCTACACGGCCGGCACCAGCCTCGCCGCGAGCTTCGCCCTGTCCCCCGACGATGTCGTCGTCAATTTCGTGCCTATCTTCTGGATCGCCGGCGAGGATACCGGGCTTCTGTTTCCGTTGGTGGCGGGCGCGACCGTGGTGCTGATGGCGCGCTGGGATGCCGTGGGCTTCATGACCACGGTCGCGCGCTACAAGGCGAGCTTCGCCTATCTGCTGGTCGACAACACCGTCGAGGTTCTGGAGCACCCGGAGGCGGTATCCTTCGACCTGACCTCGCTACGGAAGGTGCGGGTGTCTTCCTTCGTGAAGAAGCTGAACCCGGACTTCAGGGCGCGCTGGCGGGCCCTGACCGGCGCCGACATGATCGAGGCCGCCTGGGGCATGACCGAAACCCACACGATGGACACCTTCACCCTCGGCATGCAGCGAGAGGATTTCGACCTTTTGTCGCAGCCGGTCTTCGTCGGGCTGCCGGTGCCGGGGACCGATTTCAAGATCTGCGATTTCGACAGCGGCGCCCTGATGCCACTCGGCGAAACCGGCGAAATCTGCGTGCGCACGCCTTCGCTGTTCAAGGGCTACTGGAACAGGCCGGAGGCGACGGCGGAGGCGATCCGGGGCGGCTTCCTGCATACGGGCGACATCGGCGTCATCGACGAGCAGGGCTATCTGCACTTCCTCGGGCGCCGCAAGGAAATGCTGAAGGTCAAGGGGATGAGCGTGTTCCCCGCCGAGATCGAGGCGATGCTCGGCCAGCATCCCGGCATCGCCGGCTCCGGCGTCATCGGGCGCGAGGATGCCGAGCGCGGGCAGGTTCCGGTCGCCTTCATCGCGCTGGCCGAGGATGCGTCCGGGCTGACTGAAGCCGCACTGAAGGATTGGTGCCGCGAGCGCATGGCGGCCTACAAGGTTCCCGAAATCCGGCTCGTGCCGGCCCTGCCGATGACCGCGACCGGAAAGGTCAAGAAGGAAGAGCTGCGCGCCCTGCTCTGA
- a CDS encoding 2-dehydropantoate 2-reductase, whose translation MKIAVMGAGAVGCYYGAMLARAGHSVTLIARPGHVQAILDRGLVLETRAFTQAVPASASTEPSGVADAEIVLFCVKSGDTVAAGRDIAPWLAAGASLLSLQNGVDNAERLQEVVQRPVIPTAVYVAAEMAGPGHVRHHGRGELVIGQGPASAAIAGTFGQAGIETEISDNVIGALWTKLIVNCCYNALSAVPQLPYGRMLAVDGVAGSMQDIVAECLLVARGCEVRVDDDILDKVLGLAAAMPDQSSSTAQDLARGKRTEIDHLNGYIARTGARLGIATPANRLLTAVVKLMEESGRA comes from the coding sequence ATGAAAATCGCGGTCATGGGGGCCGGTGCCGTCGGCTGCTACTACGGCGCCATGCTGGCCAGGGCCGGCCATTCGGTCACGCTGATCGCGCGGCCCGGGCATGTGCAGGCGATCCTTGACCGCGGCCTCGTGCTCGAGACGCGGGCGTTCACGCAAGCGGTGCCGGCATCGGCCAGCACGGAGCCGTCCGGTGTGGCCGATGCGGAGATCGTCCTGTTCTGCGTGAAGTCGGGCGACACGGTTGCCGCCGGCCGCGACATCGCGCCCTGGCTCGCTGCGGGCGCTTCGCTGCTGAGCCTGCAGAACGGGGTCGACAACGCAGAGCGCCTTCAGGAGGTCGTGCAGCGGCCCGTGATCCCGACGGCGGTCTATGTCGCGGCCGAAATGGCGGGCCCGGGGCATGTCAGGCATCACGGGCGTGGCGAACTGGTCATCGGGCAGGGGCCCGCGAGCGCGGCGATCGCCGGGACGTTCGGGCAGGCCGGCATTGAGACCGAGATCTCCGACAATGTCATCGGCGCGCTCTGGACGAAGCTGATCGTGAACTGCTGCTACAACGCCCTCTCGGCCGTTCCGCAGCTGCCCTATGGGCGGATGTTGGCGGTGGATGGGGTCGCTGGCAGCATGCAGGATATCGTTGCGGAATGCCTCCTGGTCGCGAGAGGCTGCGAGGTTCGTGTCGATGACGACATTCTCGACAAGGTGCTCGGCCTCGCCGCCGCGATGCCGGACCAGTCGTCCTCCACCGCCCAGGACCTGGCGAGAGGCAAGCGCACCGAGATCGACCACCTCAACGGCTATATCGCGCGGACGGGCGCAAGGCTCGGGATCGCGACGCCCGCGAACCGGCTGCTGACGGCAGTCGTCAAGCTGATGGAAGAGAGCGGCCGCGCCTGA
- a CDS encoding twin-arginine translocation signal domain-containing protein has translation MKRRSFLKGAGVGAAAGIASPAIAQSMPTITWRLASSYPKSLDTLYGACSYLSEAVSAVTDGKFKIQVFATGEIVPALQVADAVTNGTVEMGHSGSYFYIGKDTAFAFGTVIPWGPNSRQMQAWLFHAGGLELLNEFYAKFNIYNLPAGNTGSQMGGWFRKEIRSAADLQGLKMRIGGLGGNVLQKMGVVPQQLGAGDIYPALERGVLDAVEFVGPYDDEKLGFAKVAPYYYYPGFWDGSAELSFFINLEKWKSLPPVYQNALKTCAMAAGHDMQAKYDVLNPAALKRLIAGGAQLRPLPNDILKSSYKITKDLYAEMSNANPAFKKIYDHLWAFHQDSLRYWSISDFSYDYMQVTALQQRWADG, from the coding sequence ATGAAGCGCAGATCATTTCTGAAGGGCGCCGGCGTCGGCGCCGCAGCTGGCATCGCATCCCCCGCGATAGCCCAGAGCATGCCGACCATCACCTGGCGCCTGGCGTCGAGCTATCCGAAATCGCTCGACACCCTCTACGGCGCTTGCAGCTACCTGTCCGAGGCCGTGTCGGCGGTTACCGACGGCAAGTTCAAGATTCAGGTCTTCGCCACCGGCGAGATCGTGCCGGCCCTGCAAGTCGCCGATGCGGTGACGAATGGGACCGTCGAGATGGGGCATTCCGGCTCGTATTTCTACATCGGCAAGGACACGGCCTTCGCCTTCGGCACGGTGATCCCGTGGGGGCCGAACAGCCGGCAGATGCAGGCCTGGCTCTTCCACGCAGGCGGACTCGAGCTGCTCAATGAATTCTATGCCAAGTTCAACATCTACAACCTGCCCGCCGGCAACACCGGCTCGCAGATGGGCGGCTGGTTCCGCAAGGAGATCAGGTCGGCGGCGGACCTGCAGGGCCTCAAGATGCGGATCGGCGGCCTTGGCGGCAATGTGCTGCAGAAGATGGGTGTGGTGCCGCAGCAGCTCGGTGCCGGCGACATCTACCCGGCCCTGGAGCGGGGCGTCCTCGACGCCGTCGAGTTCGTCGGCCCCTATGACGATGAGAAGCTCGGCTTCGCCAAGGTCGCGCCCTATTACTACTATCCCGGGTTCTGGGACGGCAGCGCCGAGCTGAGCTTCTTCATCAACCTCGAGAAATGGAAGAGCCTGCCGCCGGTCTACCAGAATGCGCTGAAGACCTGCGCCATGGCGGCCGGCCATGACATGCAGGCGAAATACGATGTCCTGAACCCGGCGGCGCTGAAGCGACTCATCGCCGGTGGAGCTCAGCTTCGGCCGCTGCCCAACGACATTCTCAAATCCAGCTACAAGATCACCAAGGATCTTTATGCCGAGATGTCGAACGCCAATCCGGCCTTCAAGAAGATCTACGACCACCTCTGGGCTTTCCATCAGGACAGCCTGCGCTACTGGTCGATCTCCGACTTCTCCTACGATTATATGCAGGTCACCGCACTCCAGCAGCGCTGGGCCGACGGCTGA
- a CDS encoding alpha-hydroxy acid oxidase: MADAARRHLPRAIFDFIEGGAGSEIAVARNRARFEEIALLPRALRDCSAASAEVTIFGRRYGAPFGVAPMGFADLVRPGTDRALARAARKQDIPYVLSTAATTSIETIQDIAGENFWFQLYPGADEAIAAALMARALEAGVTTLVVTVDIPVPARRVRDLVNGLAIPLRPSLRTVLDVGRHPAWLLRACLGQRPGMANFIENKGSMSGLAHAEFVSRQLSCPGLDWNRIERIRTAWPHHLVIKGILNPQDAVTAAKIGANGIVVSNHGGRQLDSAPAPIEVLPAIREACGDRLTILLDSGVRTGDDVARSLASGADFVLLGRPFLYAVAAMGLSRGPAAIIDILRAELLNTLIHLGCSAPGELGRDFLWPQRGAGR; this comes from the coding sequence ATGGCCGATGCGGCCCGCCGCCATCTGCCGCGGGCGATCTTCGATTTCATCGAGGGCGGTGCGGGGTCCGAGATCGCGGTCGCGCGCAATCGGGCGCGGTTCGAAGAGATCGCCCTGCTGCCGCGCGCCTTGCGGGACTGCTCGGCGGCGAGTGCCGAGGTGACGATCTTCGGTCGCCGCTATGGCGCGCCGTTCGGCGTCGCCCCCATGGGATTTGCCGATCTGGTTCGCCCCGGAACGGACCGGGCCCTGGCGCGCGCGGCGAGAAAGCAGGACATTCCCTATGTCCTGTCCACGGCGGCGACGACCTCCATCGAGACGATACAGGACATCGCCGGAGAGAATTTCTGGTTCCAGCTCTATCCGGGCGCGGACGAGGCCATCGCTGCGGCCCTCATGGCGCGGGCCCTCGAGGCCGGCGTCACGACGCTGGTGGTGACGGTGGATATCCCCGTGCCGGCAAGACGTGTCCGGGACCTGGTCAACGGTCTGGCCATCCCGCTGCGGCCCTCGCTGCGCACGGTGCTCGATGTCGGGCGGCATCCGGCCTGGCTGTTGCGGGCCTGCCTGGGACAACGTCCGGGCATGGCCAATTTCATTGAGAACAAGGGCTCGATGAGCGGCTTGGCCCATGCTGAATTCGTCTCTCGCCAGCTGTCCTGCCCCGGCCTGGACTGGAACAGGATCGAGCGCATCCGGACGGCATGGCCCCATCATCTCGTCATCAAGGGCATCCTGAATCCGCAGGATGCCGTCACCGCCGCGAAGATCGGCGCGAACGGCATCGTCGTCTCCAACCATGGCGGTCGCCAGCTCGATTCGGCGCCCGCGCCGATCGAGGTCCTGCCGGCGATCCGGGAGGCCTGCGGCGACCGGTTGACCATCCTTCTCGACAGCGGCGTGCGGACGGGTGACGACGTCGCCCGCAGCCTGGCGTCCGGGGCCGATTTCGTACTGCTGGGGCGGCCGTTCCTGTATGCGGTTGCGGCCATGGGCCTGTCGCGCGGACCGGCGGCGATCATCGACATCCTCCGCGCCGAGTTGCTGAACACGCTGATCCATCTTGGCTGTTCCGCGCCCGGCGAGCTCGGTCGCGACTTTCTCTGGCCGCAACGGGGGGCGGGCCGATGA